The proteins below are encoded in one region of Pseudomonas putida NBRC 14164:
- a CDS encoding type 1 glutamine amidotransferase domain-containing protein codes for MSALLNGKRVAFLVTDGFEQVELTGPREALENNGAVVDILGEKEGTVMGWNHDKPADAFTVDATFEGADLDLYDALVLPGGVQNSDTIRIISAAQNLVKSHDAAGKPLAVICHGAWLLVSSGLAKGKRMTSYKTLQDDIRNAGGTWVDEQVVVDGNLITSRQPDDIPAFNEQLIKALAG; via the coding sequence ATGAGTGCACTACTGAACGGCAAACGTGTGGCGTTTCTGGTCACTGATGGCTTCGAGCAGGTGGAACTGACCGGCCCGCGCGAGGCACTGGAAAACAACGGTGCGGTGGTCGATATTCTGGGCGAAAAAGAAGGTACGGTCATGGGCTGGAACCATGACAAGCCCGCCGACGCCTTCACCGTAGATGCGACGTTCGAGGGCGCCGACCTCGACCTCTACGACGCCTTGGTGCTGCCTGGCGGCGTGCAGAACTCCGACACCATCCGCATTATTTCTGCCGCGCAGAATCTGGTAAAAAGCCATGACGCGGCTGGCAAGCCGCTGGCCGTCATCTGCCACGGTGCCTGGTTGCTGGTGTCCAGTGGCTTGGCCAAAGGCAAGCGCATGACCAGCTACAAGACACTGCAGGACGACATCCGCAACGCGGGTGGTACTTGGGTAGATGAACAGGTAGTGGTGGACGGCAACCTGATCACCAGCCGCCAGCCAGATGATATCCCCGCCTTCAATGAGCAATTGATCAAGGCGCTGGCAGGCTGA
- a CDS encoding cation:proton antiporter → MTFIVWFAMLGMVLLLLALSSSYLRWMPVTSSVVCLALGIGLGSSGLGFLHLDVSKSSEWMEHLTEVAVLFSLFFSGLKLRLPLHDRRWLAAFYLAGPVMMMCIGGVTLVLHYGLHLEWGVSVLIGAILAPTDPVLATLVQVADAQDEDPVRFSLSGEAGLNDGVAFPFVILGLFLQQNTGQAWLADWLMKDMLWAVTAGLLLGYWMGRGLGKFTLFLRLRNDDSTVSPNDYLALALIALAYVLAESIQAYGFLAVFAAGLGLRQAEVHTSSGPQQPAAEHLVQPVVGHQHVAPELAVTGDVKGLDDSQVAAGIMLGDMLAFGSLIERAMEVFLVTLLGVVLIEHWDWRALLVAGALFLLIRPFSIALFPIRGLVDIRQRGLLGWFGIRGIGSFYYLFHALNHGLLPGHAVLSTNLVLSVVALSILLHGLSVQPLLARYEAWKKRAS, encoded by the coding sequence ATGACCTTCATCGTCTGGTTCGCCATGCTGGGCATGGTCTTGCTGCTGCTCGCGCTTTCATCCTCCTATCTACGCTGGATGCCGGTGACATCCTCTGTGGTGTGCCTTGCGCTGGGCATCGGGCTCGGATCGTCCGGGCTGGGCTTTCTTCATCTGGATGTCAGCAAGTCCAGTGAGTGGATGGAGCACCTGACCGAGGTCGCAGTGCTTTTTTCGCTGTTCTTCAGCGGTTTGAAGCTGCGCCTGCCCTTGCATGACCGCCGATGGTTGGCCGCGTTTTACCTGGCAGGGCCTGTGATGATGATGTGCATCGGTGGCGTAACGCTGGTGTTGCACTACGGGCTGCACCTCGAATGGGGTGTTTCGGTGCTGATCGGGGCGATCCTTGCACCCACAGACCCAGTGCTTGCGACACTGGTGCAGGTGGCCGATGCCCAGGACGAAGACCCTGTGCGTTTCAGTTTGTCCGGGGAGGCTGGCCTGAACGATGGAGTGGCCTTTCCCTTTGTCATCCTTGGGTTGTTCCTGCAACAGAACACCGGGCAGGCCTGGCTCGCTGACTGGTTGATGAAGGACATGCTATGGGCAGTAACTGCTGGTTTGCTTCTTGGCTACTGGATGGGGCGCGGGCTGGGCAAATTTACGCTGTTCCTGCGGCTGCGCAACGACGACAGTACCGTATCGCCCAATGATTACCTGGCCTTGGCATTGATCGCGCTGGCCTATGTGCTCGCCGAATCGATTCAGGCCTACGGGTTTCTCGCGGTGTTTGCTGCCGGGCTGGGCTTGCGCCAGGCGGAGGTTCACACGTCCAGCGGCCCACAACAGCCGGCCGCCGAACACCTTGTGCAGCCGGTGGTAGGCCACCAGCATGTAGCGCCGGAGCTGGCCGTGACAGGTGATGTGAAAGGGCTGGACGATTCTCAGGTTGCAGCGGGGATCATGCTGGGGGACATGCTGGCCTTCGGAAGCCTGATCGAGCGGGCAATGGAGGTGTTCCTCGTGACCTTGCTGGGGGTGGTGCTGATAGAGCATTGGGACTGGCGGGCGTTACTGGTCGCCGGTGCGTTGTTCCTGCTGATTCGTCCCTTCAGCATTGCCCTGTTCCCCATTCGGGGACTGGTGGATATTCGGCAACGTGGGCTGCTTGGATGGTTTGGCATCCGCGGTATCGGCAGTTTCTACTACCTTTTCCATGCCCTTAACCATGGGCTTCTCCCAGGCCATGCGGTACTAAGCACCAACCTGGTGTTGTCAGTGGTGGCGTTGAGCATCCTGCTGCACGGGTTGAGCGTTCAGCCGCTGCTTGCCCGATACGAAGCATGGAAGAAGCGGGCGTCATGA
- a CDS encoding PepSY domain-containing protein yields MKAMTRLFTGLALVGAMGASCAWADTPGADWKVSKDQAEATLKGAGYTQITKIEADDGHWEGEGMKADGKQYEFQVDPHDGKIIKDELDN; encoded by the coding sequence ATGAAAGCGATGACTCGATTGTTCACTGGCTTGGCATTGGTAGGTGCCATGGGGGCTTCTTGCGCATGGGCTGATACGCCCGGTGCTGACTGGAAGGTCAGCAAGGATCAGGCTGAAGCCACGCTGAAAGGCGCCGGCTACACGCAAATTACCAAGATCGAAGCCGACGACGGCCACTGGGAAGGTGAGGGCATGAAGGCTGACGGCAAGCAGTACGAATTCCAGGTTGATCCGCACGACGGCAAGATCATCAAGGATGAACTGGATAACTGA
- a CDS encoding glucose 1-dehydrogenase, which translates to MIDYPTPPFPSQPQSVPGSQRKMEPYPDCGEQTYTGHNRLEGKIALITGADSGIGRAVAIAYAREGADVAIAYLNEHEDAQETARWVEAAGRQCLLLPGDLAQKQHCYDIVDKTVAQFGRIDILVNNAAFQMAHEGLDEIDDDEWVKTFDTNITAIFRICQRALPSMPKGGSIINTSSVNSDDPSPSLLAYAATKGAIANFTAGLAQLLGKKGIRVNSVAPGPIWTPLIPATMPDEAVRNFGSGYPMGRPGQPVEVAPIYVLLGSDEASYISGSRYGVTGGKPIL; encoded by the coding sequence ATGATCGACTACCCTACCCCTCCATTCCCGTCCCAACCGCAAAGCGTGCCAGGCTCACAACGCAAAATGGAACCGTATCCGGATTGTGGTGAGCAAACCTACACCGGCCACAACCGCCTCGAAGGCAAAATCGCCTTGATCACCGGCGCCGACAGCGGCATCGGGCGTGCAGTAGCGATTGCCTACGCTCGCGAAGGGGCTGACGTTGCCATTGCCTATCTGAATGAGCACGAAGATGCGCAGGAGACGGCGCGCTGGGTCGAAGCCGCTGGCCGCCAATGCCTGCTGCTGCCAGGCGACCTTGCGCAGAAACAGCACTGCTACGACATCGTCGACAAGACCGTGGCGCAGTTCGGTCGTATCGATATTCTGGTCAACAACGCCGCGTTCCAGATGGCTCATGAGGGCTTGGACGAGATTGACGATGATGAATGGGTGAAGACCTTCGATACCAACATCACCGCCATTTTCCGCATCTGCCAGCGCGCGTTGCCCTCGATGCCAAAAGGCGGTTCGATCATCAACACCAGCTCGGTCAACTCTGACGACCCGTCACCCAGCCTGCTGGCGTATGCCGCCACCAAAGGGGCCATTGCCAACTTCACCGCAGGCCTTGCCCAACTGCTGGGCAAGAAAGGCATTCGGGTCAACAGCGTCGCACCCGGCCCGATCTGGACGCCGCTGATTCCTGCCACCATGCCCGATGAAGCGGTCAGAAACTTCGGTTCGGGCTACCCGATGGGGCGGCCTGGGCAACCGGTGGAAGTAGCCCCGATCTACGTCTTGTTGGGCTCTGATGAGGCGAGTTACATCTCGGGCTCACGGTACGGAGTAACCGGGGGGAAACCCATCCTCTGA
- a CDS encoding hemerythrin domain-containing protein yields MNAIDLLSQDHKVVKKLLEELSSTTERAVKKRADLLHRIERELQVHTALEEDILYPAIKQAGGKEEAKMYYEAKEEHRTVDSLVLPDLLHTETGTLEFAGRVKVMKELLEHHIEEEEGELFPTAKKLLGKDQLEALGRAMETQKKVLKSERPAA; encoded by the coding sequence ATGAATGCCATCGATCTGCTGAGTCAAGATCATAAAGTGGTCAAGAAACTGCTGGAAGAACTCTCATCGACCACTGAACGTGCTGTAAAAAAACGCGCTGACTTGCTGCACCGCATTGAGCGGGAACTGCAAGTCCACACTGCGTTGGAGGAGGACATTCTCTATCCAGCGATCAAGCAAGCCGGTGGCAAAGAGGAGGCCAAGATGTATTACGAGGCCAAAGAAGAACACCGGACAGTTGACTCACTGGTACTCCCTGACCTGCTTCACACGGAGACCGGCACGCTCGAATTCGCAGGTCGAGTGAAGGTGATGAAAGAGCTGCTTGAGCATCACATCGAGGAAGAGGAAGGCGAGCTCTTCCCCACCGCGAAGAAGCTGCTCGGTAAAGATCAATTAGAGGCGCTGGGGCGCGCCATGGAGACCCAGAAAAAAGTGCTCAAGAGCGAGCGGCCCGCCGCTTGA